The Actinomadura sp. WMMB 499 genome includes a window with the following:
- a CDS encoding YciI family protein: MRFLLMTTDDGSTQPGPPDEKMMAEMGAFIEEMTKAGVLLATGGLEPGGTRITNSGGEVTVTDGPFSEAKEAVVGFALIDVRSREEAIELSKRFWRIVGDGQGVIQQVFGPEDIPG, translated from the coding sequence ATGCGGTTCCTGCTGATGACGACGGACGACGGCTCCACCCAGCCCGGTCCGCCGGACGAGAAGATGATGGCGGAGATGGGCGCGTTCATCGAGGAGATGACGAAGGCGGGCGTCCTGCTCGCGACCGGCGGGCTGGAGCCGGGCGGCACCCGGATCACCAACTCCGGCGGCGAGGTCACCGTCACCGACGGCCCGTTCAGCGAGGCCAAGGAGGCCGTGGTCGGCTTCGCGCTGATCGACGTCCGCAGCCGCGAGGAGGCCATCGAGCTGTCCAAGCGGTTCTGGAGGATCGTGGGCGACGGGCAGGGCGTCATCCAGCAGGTGTTCGGCCCCGAGGACATTCCGGGCTGA
- a CDS encoding RNA polymerase sigma factor, whose amino-acid sequence MVHDIGLAEDLAQDALVAALAQWPESGVPDNPGAWLMAVGKRRAIDTIRRAQVLDGKLAELGHRQETEGREPPPEFAAAEDPERIEDDVLRLIFTACHPVLSAQARVALTLRMLGGLTTDEIARAFLVGEATVAQRIVRAKRTLSDAGIPFEVPAGPDRAARLSSVLEVLYLIFNEGYAATAGDDWVRTDLCQEALRLGRILAALVPREPEVHGLAALMEIQASRSRARTGPSGEPVPLHEQNRGKWDPLLIRRGFAALLRAKELGGTPGPYVLQAAIAACHARARTAGETDWPQIAALYGILAGVAPSPIVELNRAVAVGMADGPERGLALLDAVAGAPALRGYHLLPSVRGDLLARLGRTAEARAEFERAAGLTRNAPERRALLDRAAGIQEDVPAREESR is encoded by the coding sequence ATGGTGCACGACATCGGTCTCGCCGAGGACCTCGCGCAGGACGCGCTCGTCGCCGCGCTCGCCCAGTGGCCGGAGTCGGGCGTCCCGGACAACCCGGGCGCCTGGCTCATGGCCGTCGGCAAGCGCCGCGCCATCGACACGATCCGCCGGGCGCAGGTCCTCGACGGCAAGCTGGCGGAGCTCGGGCACCGGCAGGAGACCGAGGGGCGGGAGCCGCCGCCCGAGTTCGCCGCCGCCGAGGACCCCGAGCGCATCGAGGACGACGTCCTGCGGCTCATCTTCACCGCCTGCCACCCCGTCCTGTCCGCGCAGGCCCGGGTCGCGCTCACCCTCCGCATGCTCGGCGGCCTCACCACCGACGAGATCGCGCGGGCGTTCCTGGTCGGCGAGGCGACCGTCGCGCAACGGATCGTCCGGGCGAAACGCACGCTGTCGGACGCCGGGATCCCGTTCGAGGTCCCCGCGGGGCCCGACCGGGCGGCGCGGCTGTCGTCCGTCCTGGAGGTCCTGTACCTGATCTTCAACGAGGGGTACGCGGCGACCGCCGGGGACGACTGGGTGCGCACCGACCTGTGCCAGGAGGCGCTCCGGCTCGGCCGGATCCTCGCCGCACTGGTGCCCCGCGAACCCGAGGTGCACGGGCTCGCCGCGCTCATGGAGATCCAGGCGTCCCGGTCCCGCGCCCGGACCGGGCCGTCCGGCGAGCCCGTCCCGCTGCACGAGCAGAACCGCGGGAAGTGGGACCCGCTGCTGATCCGGCGCGGGTTCGCCGCCCTGCTGCGCGCGAAGGAACTCGGCGGGACGCCCGGCCCGTACGTCCTGCAGGCCGCCATCGCCGCCTGCCACGCCCGCGCCCGCACCGCCGGCGAGACCGACTGGCCGCAGATCGCCGCACTGTACGGGATCCTCGCGGGCGTGGCGCCGTCCCCGATCGTCGAACTGAACCGCGCCGTCGCCGTCGGGATGGCCGACGGCCCCGAGCGCGGCCTCGCGCTCCTCGACGCCGTCGCCGGCGCCCCCGCGCTGCGCGGCTACCACCTCCTGCCGAGCGTCCGCGGCGACCTGCTCGCCCGCCTCGGCCGCACCGCCGAGGCCCGCGCCGAGTTCGAGCGCGCCGCCGGGCTCACCCGCAACGCCCCCGAGCGCCGCGCGCTCCTCGACCGCGCGGCCGGTATACAGGAGGACGTACCTGCCAGAGAGGAGTCCCGATGA
- a CDS encoding threonine/serine dehydratase, with protein MIARPDVEAAAARIAGRVRRTPLLEIDPLVPAGQMWLKLEYTQHTGSFKARGAFNHILAARDAGRLPDTGVVAASGGNAGLAFAHAAAHAGVPAEVFVPETAPQVKVDRLRALGATVVQVGTRYAQAAEASRKRAADTGALFCHAYDQPEVCAGQGTLGLELPDGIDTVLIAVGGGGLMAGVAAALEGRARVVGVEPEAIPTLERAMAAGRPVDVDVSGVAADSLGATRLGEIAHAVASRTGVRPVLVSDDAIVEARRAIWDGYRIAVEHGTAAAVAALRTGAYRPAPDERVAVVLCGANTDPSSL; from the coding sequence ATGATCGCCCGTCCGGACGTCGAGGCCGCCGCCGCGCGCATCGCGGGACGCGTCCGCCGCACGCCGCTGCTGGAGATCGACCCGCTCGTCCCCGCCGGGCAGATGTGGCTGAAGCTGGAGTACACCCAGCACACCGGGTCGTTCAAGGCGCGGGGGGCGTTCAACCACATCCTCGCCGCCCGCGACGCGGGGCGGCTGCCCGACACGGGCGTCGTCGCGGCGTCCGGCGGCAACGCCGGCCTCGCGTTCGCGCACGCGGCGGCGCACGCGGGCGTGCCCGCCGAGGTGTTCGTCCCGGAGACCGCCCCGCAGGTGAAGGTCGACCGGCTGCGGGCGCTCGGCGCCACCGTCGTGCAGGTCGGCACCCGGTACGCGCAGGCCGCCGAGGCATCCCGCAAGCGCGCCGCCGACACCGGCGCCCTGTTCTGCCACGCCTACGACCAGCCCGAGGTCTGCGCCGGGCAGGGCACCCTCGGCCTCGAACTGCCCGACGGGATCGACACCGTGCTCATCGCGGTGGGCGGCGGCGGCCTGATGGCCGGGGTCGCGGCCGCCCTCGAGGGACGCGCCCGCGTCGTCGGCGTCGAACCCGAGGCGATCCCGACACTGGAACGTGCCATGGCCGCCGGACGCCCCGTCGACGTCGACGTCTCGGGCGTCGCCGCGGACTCGCTCGGCGCCACCCGCCTCGGCGAGATCGCGCACGCCGTCGCGTCCCGCACCGGCGTCCGTCCCGTCCTGGTGAGCGACGACGCGATCGTCGAGGCCCGGCGGGCGATCTGGGACGGGTACCGCATCGCCGTCGAGCACGGCACCGCCGCCGCCGTCGCCGCGCTCCGCACCGGCGCGTACCGTCCCGCCCCGGACGAGCGCGTCGCCGTCGTCCTGTGCGGCGCGAACACCGACCCGTCGAGCCTCTGA
- a CDS encoding carboxymuconolactone decarboxylase family protein, which yields MTTTTGQEKNESRLPNPGVLVPELGQIGQAMYKATGNGSVPRATIGLVQLRVGQIVGNTYLTVLHTGNLRKAGETEERITGVASWQDAPYFTDAERAALALVEAVYSPDPHGERVSDELYARASAHYDDKALATLIMAIGQVGFFVPLALIGRPLAGVSPAEQWRD from the coding sequence ATGACCACCACCACCGGCCAGGAGAAGAACGAGTCCCGGCTGCCCAACCCCGGCGTCCTCGTCCCCGAACTGGGGCAGATCGGTCAGGCCATGTACAAGGCCACCGGCAACGGCTCGGTGCCGCGGGCCACCATCGGCCTGGTGCAGCTGCGCGTCGGGCAGATCGTGGGCAACACCTACCTGACCGTTCTGCACACCGGCAACCTCCGCAAGGCCGGCGAGACCGAGGAGCGCATCACCGGCGTGGCGTCCTGGCAGGACGCGCCGTACTTCACCGACGCCGAACGGGCCGCGCTGGCCCTCGTCGAGGCCGTCTACTCTCCCGACCCGCACGGCGAACGCGTCTCCGACGAGCTGTACGCGCGGGCGTCCGCCCACTACGACGACAAGGCGCTCGCCACCCTCATCATGGCGATCGGCCAGGTCGGCTTCTTCGTCCCCCTCGCCCTCATCGGCAGGCCCCTCGCCGGGGTCTCCCCCGCGGAGCAGTGGCGGGACTGA
- a CDS encoding MFS transporter — protein MTSHTRPDGGGKTNLALLVIAAAQLLIVMDGTIVTVGLPVIGAGLDIAEADLDWVLTSYALAFGGLLLAGGRAGDVFGRRRLFRAGLVVFLLASLLGGLAQDGATLIAARVLQGAGGAIIAPAALSLLADTFPAGPRRNRALGVYGAMGGLGSVVGLLLGGALTEYLGWRWIMFINVPIALVVLVGTFVLVSGTRERGGIDLPGAVTATLALGSLVYAINRAGSDGLTDGRTLAFGALALVPGIAFAVVQRSARTPMLPVGVLADRGRAGANLVMLLMGAGQLATFYFLTLYMQTVKGYSPMITGLAYLPFAIGIGIGSGFVGPRLQARLPARNVLAVAMVVAAAAMVWFSMLTPDQNALAVLLPAQLVGGIGLGIGFVAATIGGVQDVAPQDSGIASGLINTSQQIGGALGLAVLASVAATVTEGRPAAAPLPDSLTQGYTAGLLGAAAFYLAAVLTAVLLMRPRPDRGGPGATVPEQKTASHR, from the coding sequence ATGACCTCGCACACCCGCCCGGACGGGGGCGGCAAGACGAACCTGGCGCTGCTGGTGATCGCCGCGGCGCAACTGCTGATCGTGATGGACGGCACCATCGTCACGGTCGGCCTGCCCGTCATCGGCGCGGGCCTGGACATCGCCGAAGCCGATCTCGACTGGGTGCTGACGTCCTACGCCCTGGCGTTCGGCGGGCTGCTGCTCGCCGGCGGCCGCGCCGGCGACGTGTTCGGCCGCCGCCGGCTGTTCCGCGCCGGGCTCGTGGTGTTCCTGCTGGCGTCCCTGCTGGGCGGTCTCGCCCAGGACGGCGCGACGTTGATCGCCGCGCGCGTCCTGCAGGGCGCGGGCGGAGCGATCATCGCCCCCGCCGCGCTGTCCCTGCTCGCCGACACCTTCCCGGCCGGGCCGCGGCGCAACAGGGCCCTCGGCGTCTACGGCGCGATGGGCGGCTTGGGTTCGGTCGTCGGCCTGCTGCTGGGCGGCGCGCTGACCGAGTACCTGGGCTGGCGCTGGATCATGTTCATCAACGTCCCCATCGCGCTGGTGGTGCTGGTGGGAACGTTCGTCCTGGTCTCCGGCACCCGCGAACGCGGCGGCATCGACCTGCCCGGCGCGGTCACCGCGACCCTGGCCCTGGGGTCCCTGGTGTACGCGATCAACCGGGCGGGGTCCGACGGCCTGACCGACGGCCGGACCCTGGCCTTCGGCGCGCTCGCCCTGGTGCCGGGCATCGCGTTCGCCGTCGTCCAGCGCAGTGCCCGCACCCCGATGCTGCCGGTCGGCGTGCTGGCCGATCGGGGCAGGGCCGGCGCCAACCTGGTCATGCTGCTGATGGGCGCGGGACAACTGGCCACCTTCTACTTCCTCACCCTCTACATGCAGACGGTCAAGGGCTACTCGCCCATGATCACCGGGCTGGCCTACCTTCCGTTCGCGATCGGCATCGGGATCGGCTCCGGCTTCGTCGGCCCCCGGCTGCAGGCCCGCCTGCCCGCCCGCAACGTCCTCGCCGTCGCCATGGTGGTGGCCGCCGCCGCGATGGTCTGGTTCAGCATGCTCACCCCGGACCAGAACGCCCTGGCCGTCCTGCTGCCCGCCCAGCTGGTCGGAGGCATCGGACTGGGCATCGGGTTCGTCGCCGCCACCATCGGCGGGGTGCAGGACGTCGCGCCCCAGGACTCGGGCATCGCCTCCGGGCTCATCAACACCAGCCAGCAGATCGGCGGCGCCCTCGGCCTGGCGGTCCTGGCGAGCGTCGCCGCCACCGTCACCGAAGGCCGGCCGGCCGCGGCGCCGCTCCCGGACTCGCTCACCCAGGGCTACACCGCCGGCCTGCTCGGCGCGGCCGCCTTCTACCTGGCGGCAGTACTGACCGCCGTCCTGCTCATGCGGCCGCGCCCGGACCGGGGCGGCCCGGGGGCGACCGTGCCCGAGCAGAAGACCGCCTCGCACCGGTGA
- a CDS encoding serine hydrolase domain-containing protein, with protein sequence MTQIHGMVADGFEAVREEFAAVVAEEDGESGAQLAAYVQGRRVVDLWAGDGVAGDTLTGVYSSTKGAATLVAALLVQDGSLDVDEPVARHWPEFAAAGKERITLRDVLSHRSGVIGVDGGLSAADLADDRVIARRLAGQRPYWRPGSACGYGGFVSFAIVGEVVRRVTGRTLQEIFEERIRAPHDLDMHLGLPAGLEDRYREILPGLASPEDLAAFWANVPGPHSITGIGYGLNSTPPLDQVAFLNTRRVRELGQASAGGVGGARGLAAMYAAAVFGLDGHAPLLEPDIVGEFAMLHSTGGDLVTGPQGHYALGFQAKGPRYPFLSANAFGHNGSAGAESFADPLQGLAFGYTRRRFSFNWSYPEHDRLAAAVHRAATAS encoded by the coding sequence ATGACCCAGATCCACGGGATGGTGGCCGACGGGTTCGAAGCGGTGCGCGAGGAGTTCGCCGCCGTGGTGGCCGAGGAGGACGGCGAGTCCGGCGCGCAGCTGGCGGCGTACGTCCAGGGTCGGCGGGTGGTCGACCTGTGGGCCGGGGACGGGGTCGCCGGTGACACCCTGACCGGCGTCTACTCCTCGACCAAGGGCGCCGCGACCCTGGTGGCGGCGCTGCTGGTGCAGGACGGGTCCCTCGACGTGGACGAGCCGGTGGCCCGGCACTGGCCGGAGTTCGCCGCCGCGGGCAAGGAGCGGATCACGCTGCGGGACGTGCTGTCGCACCGGTCCGGTGTGATCGGTGTCGACGGCGGGCTGTCCGCGGCCGACCTCGCCGACGATCGGGTGATCGCCCGGCGGCTGGCGGGGCAGCGTCCGTACTGGCGGCCCGGTTCGGCGTGCGGCTACGGCGGGTTCGTGTCGTTCGCGATCGTGGGCGAGGTCGTCCGCCGGGTCACCGGCCGTACGCTGCAGGAGATCTTCGAGGAGCGGATCCGCGCCCCCCACGACCTCGACATGCACCTCGGCCTGCCCGCCGGCCTCGAGGACCGCTACCGGGAGATCCTGCCGGGCCTGGCGAGCCCCGAAGATCTCGCCGCGTTCTGGGCGAACGTCCCCGGCCCGCACAGCATCACCGGCATCGGGTACGGCCTCAACTCCACGCCGCCGCTCGACCAGGTCGCGTTCCTCAACACCCGGCGGGTGCGCGAACTCGGCCAGGCATCCGCCGGCGGCGTCGGCGGCGCCCGCGGCCTGGCGGCCATGTACGCGGCCGCGGTGTTCGGGCTGGACGGCCACGCCCCGCTGCTCGAGCCCGACATCGTCGGCGAGTTCGCCATGCTCCACTCCACCGGCGGCGACCTGGTCACCGGCCCCCAGGGCCACTACGCCCTGGGCTTCCAGGCCAAGGGGCCGCGCTACCCGTTCCTGAGCGCGAACGCGTTCGGCCACAACGGTTCCGCGGGCGCGGAGTCCTTCGCCGACCCGCTCCAGGGCCTCGCGTTCGGCTACACGCGCCGCCGCTTCTCCTTCAACTGGTCCTACCCCGAACACGACCGGCTGGCCGCCGCGGTTCACCGCGCGGCCACGGCTTCGTGA
- a CDS encoding DUF6493 family protein, protein MTSAAHPPDAAPAWKRVAAMIDARDADAVAAAVVDLDEDGRRAVAAALPGHLKAARAAREPWEGIGDVLWAFRAAGAGTLGGAAAVASWLNRREFNNRWLGDPDDDGRLLDIWAGRDDAWRADLARRLAVRLRGPRYVGLSLVLTLLAETGAEPPDHDPLVVGWTLSGPPRPKDPLLPALLPRVFEAEGVGRALRRSNSWPVTLATMAARGDADPAALIDGCVRRFLRGGTELDLRFFVRLHDLLMDDDPSVRRDETAARARDYVRLLPSAPGPVAGHVLDLLREVPDLPAALLAEALDGVLFRPEAGIVRKGLSWLRTTVQRRPDMADACARALARAFGHESYAVRERAVRLALALPDRTDGTPLAAAAPLLPPDLGTRLASRYGGEVAPPVADDPDPAPAPLAPAAPRPAEHAPPPITTPAELARAFADLDRSLAGMEGLMAAFVALARTEPDAVRAALRPVLAPDFYPYIERERTWARLPEWLVAAGRSFAGSAPVPDDWRDRMPGVHDVCPVDLLALHRAAELLGAVEAGSLPPVLLATPTAPAGHIDAAVLTARLRTFAETGATPAPADLQQALLRLRHGPHPEGAECAARLGTPAARTVARWLEDPPVARIAMEDGRRGRPRATIGLEGVAGPLVDPGFATTFPNAAAPVRSRSSAESDGPFVLTAFPADADPDAGSLRRLEQNARDVATRSGGPAHDRWVEQRAGVEGRTPGACVPAAEPVTATETDVVPPPGPERDAAGESSAESGAAPITGMESRAYVSNGPTAAWARPEPRRDGFGAIATAQVGPSGTSAGPRTDGPTGLPLIDAIMAPSPAYRMGYRRYTDKWRYWLPSHREVAAAYLDHELRDDHPLSTEPGSPSAALLALTPANGPLAEGFADYLARCLGHSSSDRADRRFLDVCRRGELPADALARRTDRLLRAGELRPSRVARGLGLAAEAGAFADVWQVLTIALPLLGPGPGRRPVQRFDRFLELGTRTARWCGARGAIPEIDALAARKGTAAYLRAARALAAQLAP, encoded by the coding sequence ATGACGAGCGCTGCGCACCCACCGGACGCCGCCCCGGCGTGGAAACGCGTCGCCGCGATGATCGACGCGCGGGACGCCGACGCGGTCGCCGCCGCCGTCGTGGACCTCGACGAGGACGGCCGCCGCGCCGTCGCCGCCGCACTCCCCGGGCACCTCAAGGCCGCACGCGCCGCACGCGAACCCTGGGAGGGCATCGGCGACGTGCTCTGGGCGTTCCGCGCCGCCGGCGCCGGGACGCTCGGCGGCGCCGCGGCCGTCGCGTCCTGGCTGAACCGCCGCGAGTTCAACAACCGGTGGCTCGGCGACCCCGACGACGACGGCCGCCTGCTCGACATCTGGGCCGGGCGCGACGACGCGTGGCGCGCCGACCTCGCGCGCCGCCTCGCCGTCCGCCTGCGCGGCCCCCGGTACGTCGGCCTCAGCCTCGTCCTCACCCTGCTCGCCGAGACCGGAGCCGAACCCCCCGACCACGACCCGCTCGTCGTCGGCTGGACCCTGTCCGGGCCGCCCCGCCCGAAGGACCCGCTGCTCCCCGCGCTGCTGCCGCGCGTCTTCGAGGCCGAAGGCGTCGGGCGGGCGCTGCGGCGGAGCAATTCGTGGCCCGTCACCCTCGCGACGATGGCCGCCCGCGGCGACGCCGACCCCGCCGCGCTCATCGACGGCTGCGTCCGCCGGTTCCTGCGCGGTGGGACGGAGCTCGACCTGCGGTTCTTCGTGCGCCTGCACGACCTGCTCATGGACGACGACCCGTCCGTCCGGCGGGACGAGACCGCCGCGCGCGCCCGCGACTACGTGCGCCTGCTCCCGTCCGCGCCCGGCCCGGTCGCCGGCCACGTCCTCGACCTGCTCCGCGAGGTGCCCGACCTGCCCGCAGCCCTGCTGGCCGAGGCGCTGGACGGCGTCCTGTTCCGGCCGGAGGCGGGGATCGTGCGGAAGGGACTGTCGTGGCTCCGCACGACCGTCCAGCGCCGTCCCGACATGGCGGACGCCTGCGCGCGGGCCCTCGCGCGGGCGTTCGGGCACGAGTCGTACGCGGTGCGGGAACGGGCCGTCCGGCTCGCGCTCGCCCTCCCGGATCGGACGGACGGCACCCCGCTCGCCGCCGCCGCACCCCTGCTCCCGCCCGACCTCGGCACCCGCCTCGCGTCCCGCTACGGCGGCGAGGTCGCCCCGCCGGTCGCCGACGACCCCGACCCGGCCCCCGCCCCCCTCGCTCCGGCGGCGCCGCGGCCCGCCGAGCACGCCCCGCCGCCGATCACGACCCCCGCCGAACTCGCCCGCGCGTTCGCCGACCTCGACCGGAGCCTGGCCGGGATGGAAGGTCTCATGGCGGCCTTCGTCGCGCTGGCCCGCACCGAACCGGACGCGGTCCGCGCGGCCCTCCGGCCGGTGCTGGCCCCGGACTTCTACCCGTACATCGAACGTGAGCGGACGTGGGCCCGGCTCCCCGAGTGGTTGGTGGCCGCGGGGCGATCGTTCGCCGGCTCCGCGCCCGTCCCGGACGACTGGCGCGACCGGATGCCCGGAGTCCACGACGTCTGCCCGGTCGACCTGCTCGCGCTGCATCGGGCCGCCGAACTTCTCGGTGCCGTCGAGGCCGGTTCCCTGCCTCCCGTCTTGCTCGCCACCCCCACCGCCCCGGCCGGACATATCGACGCCGCCGTGCTCACGGCCCGTCTGCGGACCTTCGCGGAAACCGGCGCGACGCCTGCTCCCGCGGACCTCCAGCAAGCCCTCCTACGGCTGCGGCACGGGCCGCATCCGGAGGGCGCCGAGTGCGCCGCCCGACTCGGCACCCCGGCCGCCCGGACCGTCGCGCGCTGGCTCGAGGACCCGCCCGTCGCGCGCATAGCGATGGAGGACGGGCGACGCGGCCGTCCTCGAGCGACGATCGGACTCGAAGGAGTCGCCGGTCCCCTCGTCGACCCCGGCTTCGCCACGACGTTCCCCAACGCCGCCGCGCCCGTCCGATCCCGGTCCTCCGCCGAGTCCGACGGGCCGTTCGTCTTGACGGCTTTCCCGGCGGACGCTGATCCGGACGCCGGGTCCTTGCGACGGCTCGAGCAGAACGCCCGAGATGTCGCGACGCGTTCCGGCGGGCCCGCCCACGACCGTTGGGTGGAGCAGCGGGCCGGCGTGGAGGGACGGACGCCAGGCGCTTGCGTGCCCGCCGCCGAGCCTGTGACGGCCACCGAGACAGATGTCGTGCCCCCGCCCGGACCGGAACGGGACGCCGCGGGGGAGTCGTCCGCCGAGTCCGGCGCGGCGCCGATCACCGGGATGGAGTCGCGGGCCTACGTCTCGAACGGGCCGACGGCCGCGTGGGCGCGGCCGGAACCGCGGCGCGACGGGTTCGGTGCCATCGCCACCGCCCAGGTGGGGCCGTCCGGGACGAGTGCCGGGCCGAGGACCGACGGACCGACCGGGCTACCGCTGATCGACGCCATCATGGCTCCATCGCCCGCCTACCGGATGGGGTACCGGCGCTACACGGACAAGTGGCGGTACTGGCTCCCGTCGCACCGCGAGGTCGCGGCCGCCTATCTGGACCACGAACTGCGCGACGATCACCCTCTGTCGACCGAGCCCGGTTCGCCGTCCGCCGCGCTGTTGGCGTTGACGCCGGCGAACGGGCCCCTCGCCGAAGGGTTCGCGGACTACCTGGCCCGCTGCCTCGGCCACTCGTCGAGCGACCGTGCCGACCGCCGCTTCCTGGACGTCTGCCGTCGTGGCGAGCTCCCGGCGGACGCGCTGGCCCGCCGCACCGATCGTCTCCTGCGGGCCGGGGAGCTGCGTCCGTCCAGGGTGGCCCGGGGCCTGGGGCTCGCCGCCGAAGCGGGGGCGTTCGCCGACGTGTGGCAGGTGCTCACGATCGCGCTGCCGCTTCTCGGCCCCGGCCCGGGGAGGCGGCCGGTCCAGCGGTTCGACCGGTTCCTCGAACTGGGGACGCGGACGGCGCGGTGGTGCGGGGCTCGGGGCGCGATTCCGGAGATCGACGCGCTGGCGGCCCGGAAGGGGACGGCCGCGTACCTGCGGGCCGCGCGTGCCCTCGCCGCGCAGCTCGCGCCGTAG